In Lewinellaceae bacterium, a single window of DNA contains:
- a CDS encoding VWA domain-containing protein, with the protein MIQRQTSLSANIVAFCRFLRQKGYALGPQEEADALRALEALAPFDSPASFQLCLKAALARTLAQQMLFDELYTQYWRELEKAVNSKPKEGAPEKKPAGPGQQQPKVQSIKNWLQGSQSRETEEMATFSSHEMASRKDFSTFREDDLWEVTRLIHQIARSLALRQSRRRKRSSRSFQLDLRRTLRLNMRRGGEILDLAFYEPARNKQQIVLLCDVSKSMDLYSRFLIQFVYAFQNAYRRIETFVFSTSLYRVTGQLRQRDFATALGELTDAVPGWSGGTRIGESLDMFCRSYAGKLLNNRTIVIIMSDGWDTGNPELLAESMRSIHSKSAKVIWLNPLAGSASYEPNTLGLQAAMPFVDVFAAAHNAESLRDLYRHLR; encoded by the coding sequence CTGATCCAACGCCAAACCAGCCTGAGCGCCAATATCGTAGCCTTCTGCCGTTTCCTCCGGCAGAAAGGGTACGCCCTTGGCCCTCAGGAAGAGGCCGACGCGCTTCGGGCGTTGGAAGCGCTGGCCCCTTTCGATTCTCCGGCTTCGTTTCAACTCTGCCTGAAGGCCGCCCTGGCGCGCACCTTGGCCCAGCAAATGCTTTTTGACGAATTGTACACACAGTACTGGCGGGAATTGGAGAAGGCCGTCAACTCAAAACCCAAAGAAGGAGCCCCCGAAAAAAAGCCGGCCGGCCCGGGGCAACAGCAGCCAAAGGTGCAGTCGATCAAAAACTGGCTGCAGGGCAGCCAATCCCGGGAAACGGAGGAGATGGCTACCTTCAGCAGCCACGAGATGGCCAGCAGAAAGGACTTTTCCACTTTCCGGGAGGATGACTTGTGGGAAGTTACCCGCCTGATCCACCAGATTGCCCGCTCCCTGGCGCTTCGGCAAAGCCGCCGCCGAAAGCGGTCCAGCCGCTCTTTTCAACTGGACCTTCGCCGCACGCTTCGGCTGAATATGCGCCGGGGCGGCGAGATACTGGACCTGGCTTTTTACGAACCTGCCCGGAATAAGCAGCAGATTGTGCTGCTCTGCGATGTCAGCAAATCGATGGACCTGTACAGCCGCTTTCTCATCCAGTTTGTCTACGCTTTTCAGAACGCTTACCGCCGCATTGAAACCTTCGTTTTCAGCACTTCTCTCTACCGCGTGACCGGCCAACTGCGCCAGCGGGATTTCGCCACCGCGCTCGGCGAACTGACGGATGCCGTCCCCGGCTGGTCAGGAGGCACCCGGATAGGGGAGTCGCTTGATATGTTCTGCCGTTCTTACGCCGGCAAACTGCTCAACAACCGCACGATTGTGATCATCATGAGTGACGGCTGGGATACCGGCAACCCGGAACTGCTGGCGGAAAGCATGCGCTCCATTCACAGCAAGTCGGCCAAAGTGATCTGGCTCAACCCCCTGGCGGGCAGCGCCAGCTATGAGCCCAATACCCTGGGCCTGCAGGCCGCTATGCCCTTTGTCGACGTTTTCGCCGCCGCTCATAATGCCGAAAGCCTGAGGGATTTGTACCGGCATTTGAGGTGA
- the bcp gene encoding thioredoxin-dependent thiol peroxidase produces MMHLKEGDKAPDFQGVDQNEKTISLSDYKGKKLILYFYPKDDTPGCTAEACNLRDNFSVLKKEGFELLGVSPDDPKKHKKFIDKYSLPFPLIADTEKEILNAYGVWGPKKFMGREYDGVHRTTFVIDEAGKIEKIIAKVNTKAHAEQILDGMAEA; encoded by the coding sequence ATGATGCATCTCAAAGAAGGAGACAAAGCTCCGGATTTTCAGGGCGTAGACCAGAATGAAAAAACCATTTCTCTATCCGATTACAAAGGGAAAAAACTGATCCTTTACTTCTATCCCAAAGACGACACTCCGGGATGTACGGCAGAAGCATGCAACCTTCGGGACAATTTCTCCGTATTAAAGAAAGAGGGCTTCGAACTGCTGGGCGTCAGCCCGGACGACCCAAAGAAACACAAAAAATTTATCGACAAGTACAGCCTGCCCTTTCCGCTGATCGCGGATACGGAAAAGGAAATCCTGAACGCTTATGGCGTCTGGGGGCCAAAAAAGTTTATGGGCAGGGAATACGACGGCGTGCACAGGACTACCTTCGTCATCGATGAGGCAGGGAAAATAGAAAAGATCATTGCAAAAGTCAATACCAAGGCCCACGCCGAGCAGATCCTGGACGGGATGGCAGAAGCGTAG
- a CDS encoding ABC-ATPase domain-containing protein translates to MKTQEDLQKLLRRIDGSGYKAYKDLQGQYAFDNFTLCIDYVQGDPFASPSRLRLRLGNRFPEWAFRNHSRRVALRDFLARQFARCIRRFAKGQRGSGKSGAVFIDQPGQEILERTAVVLDGEELEVRFQVGLPAFGRRIAGQQAAAILLEELPAIAGHSLFPEVIDEEKLRTHILMNEDADALRGELEKLGLVAFIANGALLPRASGVDPRPLPGGLPFRSPGNLEVEIQLPNRKVKGMGIPRGITLIAGGGYHGKSTLLRAIELGIYNHIPGDGREFAVAILQAAKIRAEDGRFVEKVDISPFINNLPQSADTLRFSTQNASGSTSQAANVMEALEAGARALLIDEDTSATNFMIRDHRMQLLVPKEREPITPFVDKARQLYEELGVSSIIVVGGSGLYFDIADTVLCMLEYEPQDLTERAHEIARLNPQDRQEEGGEGFGSRPRRTPVAQSIDARKGQREKVRAFATRSLQFGTEEIDLSAVEQLVDNSQLNAIGDALLYARKYMDGRPLAEVLDLVMADIASASLDVLSQRKEGHYAVFRKLELAAALNRLRSLRME, encoded by the coding sequence ATGAAAACCCAGGAAGACTTGCAAAAATTGCTCCGCCGCATCGACGGCAGCGGCTACAAGGCCTACAAGGATTTGCAGGGGCAGTATGCTTTTGACAACTTCACCCTGTGCATAGATTACGTTCAGGGCGACCCTTTCGCCTCTCCCAGCCGCCTGCGCCTGCGCCTGGGCAACCGGTTTCCGGAATGGGCTTTCCGGAACCACAGCCGGCGGGTGGCCCTGCGCGATTTCCTGGCCCGCCAGTTTGCCCGCTGCATTCGCCGTTTCGCCAAAGGCCAGCGGGGCAGCGGCAAAAGCGGAGCGGTGTTCATCGACCAGCCCGGGCAGGAGATTCTGGAACGGACGGCGGTAGTGCTCGACGGGGAGGAACTGGAGGTGCGTTTTCAGGTAGGGCTGCCCGCTTTCGGGCGCCGCATTGCCGGGCAGCAGGCGGCGGCTATTTTGCTGGAGGAACTGCCCGCCATTGCCGGCCACAGCCTCTTTCCGGAGGTGATCGACGAGGAAAAGCTGCGAACGCATATTTTGATGAACGAAGATGCCGACGCCCTGCGCGGCGAACTGGAAAAACTGGGGCTGGTGGCGTTCATAGCCAACGGCGCCCTGCTGCCCCGTGCCAGCGGCGTAGACCCGCGGCCATTGCCAGGCGGGCTGCCCTTTCGTTCTCCCGGGAACCTGGAGGTGGAAATCCAGCTGCCCAATCGGAAGGTCAAGGGCATGGGCATCCCCCGGGGCATCACCCTGATCGCCGGCGGCGGATACCACGGCAAGTCCACCCTTCTCCGGGCCATCGAGCTGGGTATCTACAACCACATTCCCGGCGACGGACGGGAGTTTGCGGTTGCCATCCTACAAGCCGCCAAAATCCGGGCGGAGGACGGGCGTTTTGTAGAAAAGGTGGACATCAGCCCGTTCATCAACAACCTCCCTCAGTCCGCCGACACCCTTCGCTTCTCTACCCAAAACGCCAGCGGCAGCACTTCCCAGGCCGCCAACGTGATGGAAGCCCTGGAGGCCGGCGCCCGGGCCCTGCTCATCGATGAGGATACGTCGGCCACCAACTTCATGATCCGCGACCACCGCATGCAGCTATTGGTGCCTAAAGAACGGGAACCGATCACGCCGTTTGTGGATAAAGCCCGGCAGTTGTACGAAGAGCTGGGCGTTTCTTCCATCATAGTAGTGGGGGGCTCTGGCCTGTATTTCGATATTGCCGACACGGTGCTCTGCATGCTGGAATATGAACCACAGGACCTGACCGAAAGAGCGCATGAAATTGCCCGGCTGAACCCTCAGGACCGGCAGGAGGAAGGAGGAGAAGGCTTTGGCAGCCGCCCCCGCAGAACCCCGGTTGCCCAAAGCATCGACGCCCGAAAAGGCCAGCGCGAAAAAGTGCGCGCTTTTGCCACCCGCAGCCTGCAATTCGGCACCGAAGAGATCGACTTGTCCGCCGTAGAGCAACTGGTGGACAACAGCCAGCTCAACGCCATCGGCGACGCCCTGCTCTATGCCCGGAAGTATATGGACGGACGGCCTCTGGCAGAGGTCTTGGACCTCGTGATGGCCGATATTGCCTCTGCCTCGCTCGATGTGCTGAGCCAGCGAAAAGAAGGGCATTACGCCGTTTTCCGGAAGCTGGAACTGGCGGCAGCCCTGAACCGGCTGAGGAGCTTGCGGATGGAATAA
- a CDS encoding phosphotransferase family protein, whose protein sequence is MLDQAAPVREGEELDQAKLSEYFRRHWKGFQEIKAIRQFPGGYSNLTYLLQTGRGEYVLRRPPFGANIKSAHDMGREYRVLSALDGIYEKIPRPVLYCEDETVIGVPFYIMERVQGVILRGGSFKKMGLEPDQMRAISEAAVDNLAGLHRIDIQATGLAGIGKPEGYIGRQVEGWAKRYYKAQTDTIPDMDELAEWMRANQPEEGPAGLIHNDYKYDNLVLQTDQLSHIRAVLDWEMATVGDPLMDLGTSLAYWTEPGEARLLPLAAANLTWLPGNLTRAEVVERYAAQSGRHVGDPLFYYVYGAFKIGVIVQQIYARYRKGHTRDERFANLIEAVRFFGQLGRRALDRGRISGLF, encoded by the coding sequence ATGCTCGATCAAGCCGCTCCTGTAAGGGAAGGAGAAGAACTGGATCAGGCCAAATTGTCGGAATATTTCCGGCGGCACTGGAAAGGTTTCCAAGAAATAAAAGCCATCCGGCAATTTCCAGGCGGCTATTCCAACCTGACCTACCTGCTGCAAACCGGCCGGGGCGAATACGTGCTGCGCCGCCCCCCCTTCGGCGCCAACATCAAATCGGCGCATGACATGGGGAGGGAGTACCGGGTGCTGTCGGCTTTGGATGGAATTTATGAAAAAATCCCTCGCCCGGTTCTGTATTGCGAGGACGAAACGGTGATAGGTGTTCCTTTTTACATCATGGAGCGCGTGCAGGGCGTCATCCTGCGGGGAGGCTCGTTTAAAAAGATGGGCCTGGAGCCGGATCAGATGCGCGCCATTTCCGAAGCGGCTGTCGACAACCTGGCAGGCTTGCACCGGATCGATATACAGGCAACCGGGCTGGCCGGCATCGGCAAACCGGAGGGCTACATCGGCCGGCAGGTGGAAGGCTGGGCCAAAAGATATTACAAGGCCCAAACGGACACCATACCGGACATGGATGAATTGGCGGAATGGATGCGCGCAAACCAGCCGGAAGAGGGCCCGGCGGGCCTGATCCACAATGATTACAAGTACGACAACCTGGTGCTGCAAACGGATCAGCTCAGCCACATTCGCGCCGTGCTCGACTGGGAGATGGCCACCGTTGGCGACCCGCTGATGGACCTTGGCACTTCGCTGGCCTACTGGACGGAGCCCGGCGAAGCCCGGCTTTTGCCCCTGGCCGCCGCCAACCTCACCTGGCTGCCGGGCAACCTCACGCGGGCGGAGGTGGTAGAGCGTTACGCTGCCCAGAGCGGCAGGCATGTCGGCGATCCGCTATTCTATTACGTCTACGGCGCGTTCAAGATCGGGGTAATCGTCCAGCAGATTTACGCCCGTTACCGGAAAGGCCATACCCGGGACGAGCGCTTCGCCAACCTCATCGAAGCGGTGCGCTTCTTCGGGCAACTCGGGCGCCGGGCACTGGATAGGGGGCGGATCAGTGGGTTGTTTTAA
- a CDS encoding LysM peptidoglycan-binding domain-containing protein, with product MLSKTLNSFLFLLLLCGAARAQESDHLRYVDKFKEIAMREMERAGIPASIKLAQAILESNAGNSDLARRANNHFGIKCGSGWDGKTYYKKDDDYNEEGQLVESCFRSYKNPEASFIAHSEFLRDPAKQYRYGFLFRLDPTDYKAWAEGLRRAGYATSASYPNKLIDIIERYQLNRYDELTTTEVIAGGDVINEGEDAVVSPGLIFENNDVRYVLAKAGETPNELAIRTAVKLSNILDYNEGLSDRNEQLAEGAVIYIQPKRNSFRGKRKWHYVKEGETMYAISQMYGVRLDKLYDRNRLPGNTQPAVGERLKLRGCKAGSPPKLASKVKPVDPLGNKPIVNVPDEDDDGEIDFEGEISLPEKEPDEVKAPPPATGRPPSAPPKPEKPATTPTPAPDKEPVKADEGFGEEKPIPAPAPTPPAVIYHTVEKGDTLYNISRRYNVTVEGLKQLNGLSSNTISIGQRLQVQ from the coding sequence ATGCTCTCAAAAACGTTGAATTCATTCCTTTTTCTTTTGTTGCTCTGTGGGGCTGCCCGGGCTCAGGAAAGCGACCACCTTCGTTATGTGGATAAATTTAAAGAAATTGCCATGCGGGAAATGGAGCGCGCAGGCATTCCCGCCAGCATCAAGCTGGCCCAGGCCATCCTGGAGTCCAACGCCGGCAACAGCGACCTGGCCCGGCGGGCCAACAACCACTTTGGCATCAAATGTGGCAGTGGTTGGGATGGCAAAACCTATTATAAAAAAGACGACGACTACAATGAGGAAGGGCAATTAGTGGAATCCTGTTTCCGGTCTTACAAAAATCCGGAAGCCAGCTTCATCGCCCATTCTGAGTTTCTGCGCGACCCGGCCAAGCAGTACCGCTATGGCTTCCTCTTCCGCCTCGACCCCACGGATTACAAAGCCTGGGCGGAAGGCCTGCGCCGCGCCGGGTATGCGACCAGCGCCAGCTACCCCAACAAGCTCATCGATATCATCGAGCGCTATCAGCTCAACCGCTACGACGAGCTGACCACTACCGAGGTCATCGCCGGCGGAGATGTCATCAACGAAGGCGAGGACGCCGTCGTCAGCCCCGGGCTGATATTTGAAAACAACGACGTGCGCTACGTGCTTGCCAAAGCAGGGGAAACGCCCAATGAGCTTGCCATCCGCACCGCCGTCAAGCTGAGCAACATCCTGGACTACAACGAGGGCCTCTCGGACCGCAATGAACAACTTGCCGAAGGTGCGGTGATCTACATTCAACCTAAACGCAACAGCTTCCGGGGCAAGCGCAAGTGGCACTATGTGAAGGAAGGCGAAACCATGTACGCCATTTCTCAGATGTATGGCGTCCGGCTGGACAAGCTTTACGACCGGAACCGCCTGCCCGGCAATACCCAGCCGGCTGTGGGCGAGCGCCTGAAGCTCCGCGGCTGCAAAGCAGGCAGCCCACCCAAACTGGCCAGTAAGGTGAAACCAGTTGATCCTCTCGGCAATAAGCCAATTGTAAACGTGCCCGATGAAGACGACGATGGAGAGATCGACTTCGAAGGAGAAATAAGCCTGCCGGAAAAGGAACCTGATGAAGTTAAAGCGCCCCCGCCTGCTACAGGCCGCCCGCCATCGGCCCCGCCCAAGCCGGAAAAGCCGGCCACTACCCCGACGCCGGCTCCCGATAAAGAGCCCGTAAAAGCGGATGAGGGTTTCGGAGAAGAAAAACCGATTCCCGCTCCCGCGCCAACGCCTCCTGCAGTTATTTACCATACAGTAGAAAAGGGCGACACCTTGTACAACATCTCCCGCCGATACAATGTAACTGTAGAAGGCCTTAAACAACTGAACGGCCTGTCGTCCAATACCATCAGCATTGGCCAGCGCCTGCAGGTGCAGTGA
- the lptB gene encoding LPS export ABC transporter ATP-binding protein — translation MRLRSENLVKIYGRREVVRTVSLEVHQGEIVGLLGPNGAGKTTTFYMVVGFIKPNEGRVFLEGEDITDLPMYKRAKRGIGYLPQEPSVFRKLSVEDNVKAVLEMTNLSKKEQRERLEELIDEFGLERVRKSRGDTLSGGERRRTEIARALATSPKFILLDEPFAGIDPIAVEDIQYIVAKLRTKNIGILITDHNVQETLSITDRAYLMFEGRILKAGTAEELAADEMVRKVYLGKNFELRKKMIDLDEER, via the coding sequence ATGAGACTGAGGAGCGAGAACCTGGTAAAGATATACGGCCGCCGCGAAGTAGTGCGCACGGTATCTCTGGAAGTGCATCAGGGGGAGATCGTGGGGTTGCTGGGGCCGAATGGGGCCGGCAAGACCACTACCTTCTACATGGTGGTGGGTTTCATCAAACCCAATGAAGGGCGGGTATTCCTGGAGGGGGAGGACATCACCGACCTGCCGATGTACAAGCGCGCCAAGCGCGGCATCGGCTATCTGCCCCAGGAACCTTCCGTTTTCCGGAAGCTGAGCGTGGAAGACAACGTGAAGGCCGTACTTGAGATGACCAACCTGAGCAAAAAGGAGCAACGCGAGCGCCTGGAAGAACTCATCGATGAATTCGGCCTGGAAAGGGTGCGCAAAAGCCGCGGCGACACCCTCTCCGGAGGGGAGCGGCGGCGGACCGAGATCGCCCGCGCGCTCGCCACCAGCCCCAAGTTCATCCTGCTCGACGAACCCTTCGCCGGCATCGACCCCATCGCGGTGGAAGACATTCAGTATATCGTCGCCAAACTGCGGACCAAGAACATCGGCATCCTGATTACCGACCACAACGTGCAGGAAACCCTTTCGATCACCGACCGCGCTTACCTGATGTTTGAAGGCCGCATCCTCAAAGCCGGCACGGCCGAAGAGCTGGCTGCCGATGAAATGGTGCGCAAGGTCTATCTCGGCAAGAACTTCGAGCTGCGCAAAAAAATGATCGACCTCGATGAAGAGCGTTAA
- a CDS encoding AAA family ATPase, with product MQSIDIEALNQQIYADSAFVETLQQEAAKVIVGQDTMIERLLLGLLCRGHVLLEGLPGLAKTLAIKTLSNAVDAKFSRIQFTPDLLPADIIGTMIYNPSANQFTVRKGPVFANFILADEINRAPAKVQSALLEAMQERQVTIGNDTFLLEEPFLVLATQNPIEQEGTYPLPEAQVDRFMLKVKITYPNKEEEREIIRRNLSGEVFAKVHPVVKPAEILKARESVRKIYMDEKIERYILDIVFATRTPGEYGLRNLEPLINYGGSPRASINLALASKAHAFLQRRGYVIPEDVRNVCHDVMRHRLGLTYEAEAENITQEDIINKVLDAIEVP from the coding sequence ATGCAATCAATTGACATCGAAGCGCTCAACCAGCAAATTTATGCCGACAGCGCTTTTGTTGAAACCCTGCAGCAAGAAGCCGCCAAAGTCATTGTCGGGCAGGATACCATGATCGAGCGCCTGCTGCTCGGCCTGCTGTGCCGGGGGCACGTCTTGCTGGAAGGCCTGCCCGGCCTGGCCAAAACGCTGGCCATCAAAACGCTTTCCAACGCGGTCGACGCCAAATTCAGCCGGATACAGTTTACACCCGATCTGCTGCCGGCCGATATTATCGGCACCATGATCTACAACCCCAGCGCCAACCAGTTTACCGTCCGCAAAGGGCCGGTTTTCGCCAATTTCATCCTCGCCGATGAGATCAACCGGGCGCCGGCCAAAGTGCAGAGCGCCTTGCTGGAAGCCATGCAGGAGCGGCAGGTGACTATCGGCAACGATACCTTCCTGCTGGAAGAGCCCTTCCTGGTGCTGGCCACCCAGAACCCAATTGAGCAAGAAGGTACCTATCCTCTGCCCGAGGCTCAGGTCGACCGCTTCATGCTCAAGGTGAAGATCACTTATCCCAATAAGGAGGAAGAACGCGAGATCATCCGCCGCAACCTCTCGGGGGAGGTTTTCGCCAAAGTCCACCCGGTCGTAAAACCGGCGGAAATTCTCAAAGCCCGCGAATCGGTGCGCAAAATTTACATGGACGAGAAAATCGAACGCTACATCCTCGACATCGTCTTCGCCACACGCACCCCGGGAGAGTACGGCCTGCGCAACCTGGAGCCTCTCATCAACTACGGCGGCTCCCCACGGGCGAGCATCAACCTGGCGCTGGCGTCGAAAGCCCACGCCTTTCTCCAGCGCAGGGGGTATGTCATCCCGGAAGACGTGCGCAACGTCTGCCACGATGTGATGCGCCACCGCCTCGGCCTGACCTACGAAGCGGAGGCGGAAAACATCACGCAGGAAGACATCATCAACAAGGTGCTGGATGCGATAGAGGTGCCTTAG
- a CDS encoding DUF58 domain-containing protein, whose amino-acid sequence METSELLKKVRKIEIKTKGLSKHLFSGEYHSAFKGRGMSFSEVRDYQYGDDVRNIDWNVTARTGDPHVKIFEEERELTVMLLIDMSRSSFFGTVNQMKNEVMTEICAVLAFSAINNNDKVGVAFFSNKIEKYIPPKKGRQHILRIIRELIDFEPEGHGTDIGKMLEYFNNVVKKRSICFLLSDFLAKAYELPLRIAARRHDVIGLNIIDPREEELPDVGLIRARDAESGEMRWIDTSSRRLRDRYAAWHQDHLGYFRNTFKKVGADTVNIRTNESYVNALLKFFQQRSH is encoded by the coding sequence ATGGAAACCAGCGAACTCCTCAAGAAAGTCCGCAAGATAGAGATCAAGACCAAGGGCTTGAGCAAGCACTTGTTTTCCGGCGAGTACCACAGTGCTTTCAAGGGGAGGGGCATGTCTTTCAGCGAAGTCCGGGATTACCAGTACGGCGACGATGTGCGCAATATCGACTGGAATGTGACGGCCCGCACCGGTGACCCGCACGTGAAAATCTTTGAAGAAGAAAGGGAATTGACGGTAATGCTGCTCATCGACATGAGCCGCTCGTCCTTTTTCGGCACGGTCAACCAGATGAAGAATGAAGTGATGACGGAGATTTGCGCGGTACTGGCCTTTTCGGCCATCAACAACAACGATAAAGTAGGCGTGGCCTTCTTTTCCAATAAAATAGAGAAGTACATCCCCCCCAAGAAAGGGCGGCAGCACATCCTGCGCATCATTCGCGAATTGATCGATTTTGAACCCGAAGGGCACGGCACTGATATCGGCAAGATGCTGGAGTATTTCAACAACGTTGTCAAAAAACGCAGCATTTGCTTTCTGCTTTCCGACTTTCTGGCCAAGGCCTACGAGCTGCCCCTGCGCATCGCCGCCCGCCGCCACGATGTGATCGGGTTGAACATCATCGACCCCCGGGAAGAGGAACTGCCGGATGTAGGCCTCATCCGCGCCCGGGACGCCGAGTCGGGAGAAATGCGGTGGATCGATACGTCCTCCCGGCGCCTGCGGGACCGCTACGCCGCCTGGCACCAGGATCATCTTGGCTATTTTCGGAATACTTTCAAAAAAGTGGGGGCCGACACTGTGAACATACGCACCAACGAGTCTTATGTGAACGCGTTGCTGAAGTTTTTCCAGCAACGTTCGCATTAG
- a CDS encoding VWA domain-containing protein → MIIFGDNIQFVNPEFFLLLLLLPLAGYWYLRRRKQHYGTLRMPSLDSIRGMRSWRGRLRAALPILRALAFSALVVAMARPQEVLQEEEVDAEGIDIMMALDLSSSMLAQDFKPDRLEVSKRVAAEFIDKRRYDRIGLAVFAGEAFTQCPLTTDHRVLKKFLAELECGALEDGTAIGMGLATAVHHLEDSEAKSKVVILLTDGVNNAGYINPVMAAQIAQKMGVKVYTIGVGSTGDALTPVSRRSDGRYIFGLARVEIDEDLLKNIANMTEGEYFRATSAESLERIYAQIDRLEKTKIEVTVLKRYNEAFHPFVFWGLVLLLLEALLRYTVLRTIP, encoded by the coding sequence ATGATAATATTTGGCGATAACATACAATTTGTCAATCCGGAGTTTTTCCTGCTCCTGCTGCTGTTGCCCCTGGCCGGGTACTGGTACCTGCGGCGGCGCAAGCAGCACTATGGCACCCTGCGCATGCCCAGCCTGGACAGCATCAGGGGGATGAGGTCGTGGCGGGGAAGGCTGCGGGCGGCTCTGCCCATCCTGAGGGCGCTGGCCTTCTCAGCCCTGGTGGTGGCCATGGCCCGGCCTCAGGAAGTGCTTCAGGAAGAGGAGGTAGACGCAGAAGGCATCGACATCATGATGGCCCTCGACTTGTCGAGCAGCATGCTGGCTCAGGATTTTAAACCAGACCGGCTGGAAGTGAGCAAGCGGGTGGCCGCCGAGTTTATCGACAAACGGCGCTACGACCGCATCGGCCTGGCCGTCTTTGCCGGCGAAGCCTTCACCCAGTGCCCGCTGACGACAGACCACCGGGTGCTGAAAAAGTTTCTGGCCGAACTGGAGTGCGGCGCCCTGGAAGACGGAACCGCCATCGGCATGGGGCTGGCTACCGCCGTGCACCACCTGGAGGACAGCGAAGCCAAAAGCAAAGTGGTGATCCTGCTGACGGATGGGGTGAACAACGCCGGCTACATCAACCCCGTCATGGCGGCGCAGATCGCCCAGAAAATGGGCGTCAAGGTTTACACCATAGGCGTGGGCTCCACCGGAGACGCCCTCACGCCGGTCAGCCGCCGCAGCGACGGCCGCTATATCTTTGGCCTGGCCAGAGTGGAGATCGATGAAGATCTTTTGAAAAACATTGCCAATATGACAGAAGGCGAATACTTCCGGGCCACATCCGCTGAAAGCCTGGAGCGCATCTACGCTCAAATCGACCGGCTGGAAAAAACCAAGATCGAAGTGACCGTCCTGAAACGCTACAACGAGGCCTTTCACCCCTTTGTATTCTGGGGGCTGGTGCTGTTGTTGCTGGAGGCGCTGTTGCGGTATACTGTTTTGCGGACGATTCCTTAG
- a CDS encoding VWA domain-containing protein, translating into MLRFEYTEHLYALGLLPVLLLFFWLAWRSRNRAIRRFGDSGLMERLMPEVSRYKHYLKFGLLLLALALLAIGWANPQYGTKMVKYKRKSVDVFLAFDVSQSMLAEDISPSRLSRASRFAQNLVEGLKSERLGLILFAGSAYVQSPITQDFNSILLALRSANPNMIPNQGTAIAGAIGLAEGAFEENNKSHKALIIITDGEDHEQDAVNRALEAHENGLLIFTVGVGTEAGSFIPVVENGREGYKRDQTGNPVMSRLNEDILRQVAEAGGGSYFNLSAGSNRVVDALKESIDSMEKRELEERVFSEYNSYFQWFVGLGILVLLLEFLISYRRNRYRMEA; encoded by the coding sequence ATGCTCCGATTCGAATACACAGAACATTTATACGCGCTGGGGCTGTTGCCGGTCCTGCTGCTGTTCTTCTGGCTGGCCTGGCGGTCGCGCAACCGGGCGATCCGCCGGTTTGGGGACAGCGGCCTCATGGAGCGGCTCATGCCGGAGGTGTCCCGCTACAAGCACTATCTGAAATTCGGCTTGTTGTTGCTGGCGCTGGCTTTGCTGGCGATCGGCTGGGCCAATCCGCAGTACGGCACCAAAATGGTGAAGTACAAGCGCAAAAGCGTCGATGTGTTTCTGGCCTTCGATGTTTCGCAGAGCATGCTGGCCGAAGATATATCTCCCAGCCGGCTCTCCCGCGCCAGCCGTTTCGCGCAAAACCTGGTGGAAGGCCTCAAAAGCGAACGGCTGGGGCTGATCCTCTTTGCCGGCAGCGCTTATGTGCAGTCGCCCATCACCCAGGATTTCAATTCCATACTGCTGGCCCTGCGCAGCGCCAACCCGAATATGATCCCCAACCAGGGCACGGCCATTGCCGGCGCCATAGGCCTGGCGGAGGGCGCTTTTGAGGAAAACAACAAAAGCCATAAAGCGTTAATCATAATAACGGATGGGGAAGACCACGAGCAGGACGCCGTCAACCGGGCCCTCGAAGCCCATGAGAACGGCCTGCTGATCTTCACCGTTGGGGTGGGCACCGAGGCCGGCAGCTTCATCCCGGTCGTTGAAAATGGCAGGGAGGGCTACAAACGAGACCAGACGGGCAACCCCGTCATGAGCCGCCTCAATGAAGACATCCTGCGGCAGGTGGCCGAAGCGGGAGGAGGCAGTTATTTCAACCTCAGCGCCGGCAGCAACCGCGTAGTGGATGCGCTGAAGGAAAGTATCGACAGCATGGAGAAACGGGAGCTGGAAGAACGCGTTTTTTCGGAATACAACAGCTATTTTCAGTGGTTTGTCGGCCTGGGTATCCTGGTTCTGCTGCTGGAATTTTTGATTTCTTATCGCCGAAACCGTTACCGCATGGAGGCTTGA